The sequence TAACCAGAAGAAGGAAGACAACTAGAGGACGCCAGTCATGTAAATAACATAGATTTTATAGTCCTCGTTCTCTTTGCCTCGATAAAGACAGCAAGCTATACCTTACATATTAATGATGCCAGCTAAGTTGCACCTTTATTCCTCCCTGTCAAATATTGGACCAACCCAACAAGAAGGCTTCCTTTGAGCCTCAATCCAAGCTTTTCTAGTGTTATTGTCTCTTTGTTTGTTGAGCATATTCCTGTATACATGTATGACATGTCTTGCCATTTCCTACTAACTTAATGAAAGCGAGCTTGCCACAATTGAGAAACAATCTCACTGAATAAATACGAGACAAATATCATCCAGTTACAGATGCAACAATTTATGGTGGAAAGCAAATACTGTACAGAGACACTGGAATTCTTCCACATCTTCCCTCAACAAGGCTAGTGCAAAACAAATGATCATAGCAAACAAATGACCCTCAATGAAAACGGTATTTTATTTGTAACAATCAATAATAAAGTGCCCATTTTCTTAATCCCTAAAAGAGTACAACAATTGCAATTCATCTACATTAAACAGGGACGGCAGACTTGAGTGGGAGAAGCGCTGTCTTAATTCTCTCTACAGCTGCCTGTAGGGTGGTCAGAGAAGCTGCATAGGATATACGTATGCAGCTGTCATCTCCAAATGCAACCCCTGGGACTAATGCAACCTGTAAATATGCAAGCacaatcaaattataaagaTCTTAAGTAGTGCAATAACAGCTGCGTGCCATATTACTTAAACTGTAGCTTCAAGTTTCAACTGCATCATAgtgttatctaaaaatattcaGCTTTCACAACATTGGTGAGACGAGTAGTGAAAAAGTGCCAATCAAAGGTAAACAGGATAATCTTCTTTAACAATGGATACCTGGGCCTGATCAAGCAGGTAACGGCAAAGGGCGTCAGAGTCGTCAATTTTACCAAACCCTTCAACCTCTGCTCCATAGTACGAGCTGAAatcaatgaaaagataaaatgctCCCTGCATGTAAAACCAATTAGAATTAGAAGCTGATGGAATCACTAGGAAAATGGGAGGTCTTAAGTGTATAATAACTGAAAGGCAGTACCAGAGGTTCCGACAACCCAACACCTTCCATTTCTCCAAAGCTTTTAATCAAGAAATCTCTCCGCTCCCTGAATGCTTTCACCATGGTGGACACTGCTTCCCCACCAGCATAGCCCAGTCCTAATGCTGCAACTCCTGCCTTTTGCGATATGCTGCTGGCACCTGAGGTAAACTGGAAAAATATAGCACACAGATCAACTGGAGCTTGTACAAAGTCATTGTTTAGATCACAAGCATTACAGGAATAGGCATATCAATGCATTTTGCAAACCAACAAGGCAAGACACGAAAATTCTTAATGaaaagtaataatcatcaaGAGTTTCAACTGCAGCCCCATGCAATCGCCAGTATAGCGTCAACATTTACCAGGCCAAACTGGGCTATGAAAGCAAGTATGAATTATAGATTGTTATTGACTTACAAGTCTTTCTCATGTCAAGCACTTTTGTGATTAGTGAGGTCATTACATATTGACGAGTGCTTAATCTGTAAGACAGATTGTGAGTAGAGGTCACAGGAGTATTGATTTCTCTCAAATGCTTTTGGAAGATATAAAATggcataataaaaaatacagacTTGACAATTTGGATTGGTTACCAGGTGCAAGTTTCATTTTGTGTCTTGTAGGCTTTAATCACAAAACAATCAGCGAAATCTGTCCATCTAAATTAGCCACTCATCTGCTTCTTTAGAACCCTGAACATCACCTTACCCCTTCCAATATTAACAAACTTTCTTTCCTCTGAGTGTCCAAACTATCTGAAATAAGTTCAGATTGGCCACTTCTACCCTTGCAGAAAAATCACTACTATTTGATTGACAATTGAAGCCTATTTGAACCAGCATAGTATTTGGATGGTAAAAAATCTATGCGATTTTGAGATCTAACTTCAAAACATGACATGCAAATGGATAAAATACTGGAAAACTGGTTGTAACAATCACAAGTGATGCTTTGGATAAACAAAAACTTCAGCGAATGCATGATGGActcaattcatttaaatttctgCAGATTGAAGGCTGCAAAGTGGGTCATAGAATACCTGGCTCTGTATCTTATTACATGCAGCAACAAAGTGCTTAGGGCCAGCAAGGTACCCAAGTCTCCAACCAGTCATTGCAAAGGCCTGCAAATTTCCCACTTTTTAAATGTTACCTAACTGAATGAGGTAAACTGCTTCAGGTTTTATTTACAATCACAACCACATCAAATTATGCATAGCATATCATATTATTGATGACAAGAACACAAAAGCAGATATTTAGGACCAATAATCAAATGTAAGATTAAGCTACCTTAGAAAATCCATTCACTGTCAAAGTCCTTTCCCACATGCCGGGCAAAGATGCAAAGCTTGTGTGAGTAGCAGGTGCATATATTATGTGTTCATATATCTCATCAGACAAGACCTGAGTGAAATACCAAAGAAGTTCAGCATTTAAATATCAGGAAAGTATAGGACTTGCAATTAGGATTCATTAATCATACCAGAAGCCTAGGATGTTTTGCTACAATTTTTGCAATCTCTTCAAGCAATTTCTTAGGATAAACTGATCCTGTTGGGTTAGATGGAGAGCAAAGAATCAGCAGCCTTGACTTTTCATTCAGTTTTGATTCAAGTTGCTTTGGGTCCAAGAGAAAATTCTCAGAGATTGATGTTGGAAGAATCACCGGGGTTGCATCAGCCAGCCTTGCCATTTCTGGATAACTCACCCAAAATGGTGCTGGAATTATAACCTGAGGGTAAGacagtttttataaatatgagCTAACTTCAGAAATTAAACAGCTTCAATGGTAATGAGCTCCTACTGTATTCAATTAAGAACAAGACTTTGATTgcctaaatgaaaataaatgcaaTTTTCACAGAATATGTAAACAAATAAGTGTAACACATGCTCAGTAATCCCATTTCTTTCACACACTTGCCATTAGGCTATTAGGCTGACAATTAAAGACATGGTAAATCATCCTGAAGCCACATACAAGcaatttcatttcacacatCAAGATTCTCTcatctttatttctttccttcACCTTCTCTCTCGTCTTTTTTTACTATGAATTTACACTGCATAGGCATTTTAGATTTGActggatgtttttttaaaaaaaaaaatcttataaaatttagaaaaccaTAGATCTATATTCAACAAGTGTTAAGTTGATCCGGGGTTACAGATACAGGTAGCAAATGCTACACACTGCCCAACATTCAATTGTAAAAGGGCAGCATTCCAATACCAATTAGTTAGTAGCAGAAATGCAGAATAACACCACAATGctgattattttgaaataaaaaacttcacCTCATCGCCAGGAGAGCAAACTGCAAGTATCGCTTGATATATACTCTGCTTGGCACCATTACTTACTAAAACTTGGTCAGGTTTATAAGATATACCATTCTCCTCtgccaaaaacaaataacaaaatccataaaacaaaaaataaaatgttagaaATCCCAACAGACTAGTGCACAAACACAAAACtgcttaaaatatatatttacccTTCAACTTCTGACAAATTGCAACTCGAAGCTCCTGTGTACCAGCATTTGGAGTGTACCTTGTGTGACCTTCACGAATAGCATTTATACCAGCCTAACTTTtgcacaataataaaaaaaatgcaatcagTTTAAGCAACCGGAATACACTTCAAAGCATATCACAGACATGAATCAAGCACCAAcgaggaaaaagaaaacgaatCACCTCTGCTATTACAGCTGGAGTATCAAAATCAGGCTCTCCAGCAGCCAGGCGAATAACAGGGACTCCAGCTTGTGCAAGCGCAGTCGCCTGGTCAGTTATGGCCACAGTCTTTGAAGGTTTTACAGCAGTCACCCTTGGACTCAAAGAAATATCGACTTGCATCTCCTCAGACCTACTTTCTGCCTTCACCACTACACTTAATCTAGACAACTGTGATTGTCTAGCAGCCTCCAATGGTCTATCAAGATACAAATTACAAGTGATCAGAAAATAATTGAGATATAACATTACCAACAACAAAAGGCACAAAAAACAGAAAGACCACAATAACTTCCAATAATATTAGTACACTAAACTTCACATAACAAAATTAGCTAGCTCTTAAATTTAATGTATGAACATGGGCACATTTCCTTGTATAAAGAAGCTGGCTTTATTAGTCAATATCAACAACCATCTCCAGTAAACACGAActaaaaagcaaagcaaaacaaaccCATTTTCGCCAAGTTGTAACACACAACTATCAATACAATGATGATTAGTTGCAAAATTGAATGGAGACAGAGGAATTGACTCACTTGAAGTAGAAACAGTGAGACCCGGAATGGAAAGAGACAGATCCGGAGGGTTGAGAGTGGGAACCCGGATTGGTTCCGAGAGGTTGGTGGTGTCTAAAACCAAGACGGGAAATGCTTGAAGTTGAAGCAGCCATGGGTGACGGAAGGTTGGCGTTTTAGTTGGCGGTGGTAGTTGTTGGATTCTGATTCTCTTTGGCTTCCGTTTTATAATCTACATGCTtccttttgttgtttatttattttaaggtgGAGGAAGGGTGGGTTGGTAGGAAATGGACAACTGGGGGGTTGTTCGCGACATGAGTGGGGTTCCCATTTGGAAGACAAGTAAACCATCTGGGCCATTCTTTATTTGTGGGTCTTCAACGCAAAAGTGGGTCTACGGTTGTGATTGATCGATGGAGGTTGGCAAAGTAGAGATGTTCGGTGAAACATGAAAGGATTCGAGAAATTcgagggaaaaagaaaacatgagagAAATCTGAGTGGACAGTTGAGTTATATATTTCGAGTGAAGAACAGGCGTGATGGGAATAtgattatggttattttttaaataattttttttattaaaatatatgttaataatattttttgattttttaaaaattatttttaatatcaacatattaaaataatttaaaaacattaaaatatattaatttgaagttaataaaaaaataaaaaaaatttaaaattttttaaaaaagcttttaaGGCAGAAACAAATTATCCAAATCTTCAAATGTAGattcttagtttatttttacatttcaaaatgatttcaaaaaactttaaaatttttatattttt is a genomic window of Populus alba chromosome 5, ASM523922v2, whole genome shotgun sequence containing:
- the LOC118031765 gene encoding bifunctional aspartate aminotransferase and glutamate/aspartate-prephenate aminotransferase codes for the protein MAASTSSISRLGFRHHQPLGTNPGSHSQPSGSVSFHSGSHCFYFKPLEAARQSQLSRLSVVVKAESRSEEMQVDISLSPRVTAVKPSKTVAITDQATALAQAGVPVIRLAAGEPDFDTPAVIAEAGINAIREGHTRYTPNAGTQELRVAICQKLKEENGISYKPDQVLVSNGAKQSIYQAILAVCSPGDEVIIPAPFWVSYPEMARLADATPVILPTSISENFLLDPKQLESKLNEKSRLLILCSPSNPTGSVYPKKLLEEIAKIVAKHPRLLVLSDEIYEHIIYAPATHTSFASLPGMWERTLTVNGFSKAFAMTGWRLGYLAGPKHFVAACNKIQSQFTSGASSISQKAGVAALGLGYAGGEAVSTMVKAFRERRDFLIKSFGEMEGVGLSEPLGAFYLFIDFSSYYGAEVEGFGKIDDSDALCRYLLDQAQVALVPGVAFGDDSCIRISYAASLTTLQAAVERIKTALLPLKSAVPV